The following coding sequences are from one Devosia yakushimensis window:
- a CDS encoding PRC-barrel domain-containing protein: MAYDDIRNRDADVKETHDLIASDKVEGTKVYDPSGEHIGSIERILVEKRSGKVSYAVLSFGGFLGIGNEHYPLPWSKLNYDESLGGYRVDVTKDQLEGAPKYSDDDDDYWTAENGRRVYDYYGVAPYWI, encoded by the coding sequence ATGGCCTATGACGACATTCGCAACCGCGACGCCGACGTCAAGGAAACCCACGATCTAATCGCGTCTGACAAGGTCGAGGGCACCAAGGTCTATGACCCCAGCGGCGAGCATATCGGCTCCATTGAGCGTATCCTGGTGGAAAAGCGCAGCGGCAAGGTATCCTATGCCGTGCTCAGCTTCGGCGGCTTTCTCGGCATCGGCAACGAGCATTATCCGCTGCCCTGGAGCAAGCTAAACTACGACGAAAGCCTGGGCGGCTATCGCGTCGACGTCACCAAGGACCAGCTCGAAGGCGCCCCCAAATACAGCGACGATGACGACGATTACTGGACCGCCGAGAACGGGCGCCGGGTTTACGACTATTACGGCGTCGCTCCCTATTGGATCTGA
- a CDS encoding ABC transporter permease: MNGFFSLSRFGAVLLKEFIQMRRDRVTFAMMIGLPIVQLLLFGFAINADPRNLPTLVEINDDGPLVRSVLAGMESSGYFDFEGQVYGPGEGEDALRRGSANFVVVIPANFERDVIRGRRPDILVAADAADPSAVGGATAALSGIVAGAISQTLTGPLAGVAGSPAPFGVIVHRAYNPEGKTSTNIVPGLLAIILSMTMVMITAVAIVKERERGTMEMLISTPVRPFEVMLGKILPYVLVGYVQTAVFLIAAFALFGVPFEGTFAAFFIGFNLFVLGNLALGFLISTLARNQMQAMQLSFFTILPSILLSGFMFPFAGMPGWAQTIGTAVPATHFIRLVRMVMLKGADSGDVGSEFVALAAIVCVISVVAMLRYRQTLD, from the coding sequence ATGAACGGGTTCTTCTCCCTGTCGCGGTTTGGCGCGGTGTTGCTCAAGGAATTCATCCAGATGCGGCGCGACCGCGTCACCTTTGCCATGATGATCGGCCTGCCCATCGTGCAATTGCTGCTGTTCGGCTTTGCCATCAATGCCGATCCGCGCAATCTGCCGACGCTGGTCGAAATCAATGACGACGGGCCGCTGGTGCGCTCGGTGCTGGCGGGGATGGAAAGCTCGGGCTATTTCGATTTCGAAGGCCAGGTCTATGGGCCTGGCGAGGGCGAGGATGCGCTCCGGCGGGGCAGCGCCAATTTCGTGGTGGTGATCCCCGCCAATTTCGAGCGCGACGTGATCCGCGGCCGCCGGCCCGATATTCTGGTAGCGGCCGACGCGGCAGACCCCTCGGCGGTTGGCGGCGCGACGGCGGCGCTGAGCGGCATCGTCGCCGGCGCGATAAGTCAGACGCTGACCGGACCGCTGGCGGGAGTGGCGGGCTCTCCTGCCCCATTCGGCGTGATCGTGCACCGGGCCTATAATCCCGAAGGCAAGACCTCGACCAATATCGTGCCCGGCCTGCTCGCCATCATCCTGTCCATGACCATGGTGATGATCACCGCCGTCGCCATCGTCAAGGAACGCGAGCGCGGCACGATGGAAATGCTGATCTCGACGCCGGTGCGGCCGTTCGAGGTGATGCTGGGGAAAATCCTGCCCTATGTGCTGGTGGGTTATGTGCAGACAGCGGTATTCCTGATTGCCGCCTTCGCGCTGTTCGGCGTGCCGTTCGAGGGCACATTCGCCGCCTTTTTCATCGGCTTCAATCTCTTCGTGCTGGGCAATCTGGCGCTGGGTTTTCTGATCTCGACCCTGGCGCGCAATCAGATGCAGGCCATGCAGCTCAGCTTTTTCACCATCCTGCCCTCGATCCTGCTGTCGGGTTTCATGTTTCCCTTTGCCGGCATGCCCGGCTGGGCGCAGACCATCGGCACGGCCGTACCGGCCACCCACTTCATCCGGCTGGTGCGGATGGTGATGTTGAAAGGGGCCGATAGCGGGGATGTGGGCAGCGAGTTCGTCGCGCTCGCCGCCATTGTCTGCGTGATCTCGGTGGTGGCGATGCTGCGCTACCGGCAGACGCTGGATTAG
- the murA gene encoding UDP-N-acetylglucosamine 1-carboxyvinyltransferase, whose product MDRIRLVGGNELRGEIVISGAKNAALPLMIASLLTDEPLVLQNVPRLADVKQLERILENHGVDIAVHGRRRGEEEGVGQRMTFHAADIVDTTAPYDLVSKMRASFWVIGPLLAREHNARVSLPGGCAIGTRPVDLFLFGLKELGAEIDIDEGYVVVKAPKGGLRGAHIVFPKVSVGATHTIMMAATLAKGTTIIENAAQEPEITNVAECLVAMGAKISGIGTRKLTIEGVDKLHGATVDVIPDRIETGTFAMATAMTGGNVLLKGARAEHLEAALDILGKTGAVITPEADGLRVYRNGNGIQPVDVETDPFPGFPTDLQAQFMALMTMSSGTSQIRETIFENRYMHVAELARFGADITVDGQVATVTGKSQLKGAQVMATDLRASVSLVIAGLAARGETIVNRIYHLDRGFERLEDKLSRCGAEIERLAG is encoded by the coding sequence ATGGATCGCATTCGTTTGGTCGGCGGCAATGAACTGCGCGGGGAGATCGTTATCTCCGGCGCCAAGAATGCCGCGCTGCCGCTGATGATCGCCTCGCTTTTGACCGATGAGCCCCTGGTGCTGCAAAATGTGCCGCGCCTGGCCGATGTCAAACAGCTCGAGCGCATCCTCGAAAATCATGGCGTCGACATTGCCGTGCATGGTCGCCGCCGTGGCGAAGAGGAAGGCGTTGGCCAGCGCATGACCTTCCATGCCGCCGACATCGTCGATACGACAGCTCCTTACGATCTGGTCTCCAAGATGCGCGCCAGCTTCTGGGTCATCGGCCCCTTGCTGGCCCGCGAGCACAATGCCCGCGTTTCCCTGCCTGGCGGCTGCGCCATCGGCACGCGGCCTGTCGATCTCTTCCTCTTCGGCCTCAAGGAATTGGGCGCTGAAATCGACATCGATGAAGGCTATGTCGTGGTCAAGGCCCCCAAGGGTGGCCTGAGGGGCGCTCATATCGTCTTCCCGAAAGTGTCGGTGGGCGCCACCCACACCATCATGATGGCCGCGACCCTGGCCAAGGGCACGACCATTATCGAGAACGCCGCCCAGGAACCCGAAATCACCAATGTCGCCGAATGCCTCGTCGCCATGGGCGCGAAAATTTCGGGCATCGGTACGCGCAAGCTGACCATCGAGGGCGTCGACAAGCTCCATGGCGCTACGGTCGATGTCATTCCCGACCGCATCGAAACCGGCACCTTCGCCATGGCCACCGCCATGACGGGCGGCAATGTGCTGCTCAAGGGCGCCCGCGCCGAGCATCTGGAAGCCGCCCTCGACATTCTGGGCAAGACCGGCGCGGTCATCACCCCGGAGGCCGATGGCCTGCGCGTCTACCGCAATGGCAATGGCATCCAGCCCGTGGATGTGGAAACCGACCCGTTCCCCGGTTTCCCGACTGATCTGCAGGCCCAGTTCATGGCGCTGATGACCATGAGCTCGGGCACCAGCCAGATCCGCGAAACCATCTTCGAAAACCGCTATATGCATGTGGCCGAGCTCGCCCGCTTCGGCGCCGACATTACCGTGGATGGCCAGGTGGCGACGGTCACCGGCAAATCCCAGCTCAAGGGCGCCCAGGTCATGGCTACCGATCTGCGCGCTTCGGTGTCGCTGGTCATTGCCGGCCTTGCCGCGCGCGGCGAAACCATCGTCAACCGCATCTATCATCTCGATCGCGGCTTCGAGCGTCTCGAAGACAAGCTCTCCCGCTGCGGCGCCGAGATCGAACGGCTGGCGGGCTAG
- a CDS encoding VOC family protein: MGRPHGIFAWHDLLTTDVEKAKAFFTATLGWTYQDYDLAGEPYFVIKSGDEMVGGLGTLAQGFLDSSQSYWLGYIEVNDIDRRFALAVEQGASVVRPPHDVPGIGRLCVLHDPTGAVIGWMQGL; encoded by the coding sequence ATGGGCAGGCCGCACGGGATTTTCGCCTGGCACGACCTGCTGACCACAGATGTGGAGAAGGCCAAGGCCTTCTTCACGGCTACTTTGGGGTGGACCTACCAGGATTACGATCTCGCGGGCGAACCCTATTTCGTCATCAAGTCGGGCGATGAAATGGTCGGGGGCCTCGGCACCCTGGCCCAGGGTTTTCTGGATAGTTCCCAATCCTATTGGCTTGGCTATATCGAGGTGAACGACATCGACCGCCGCTTCGCCCTGGCGGTAGAGCAGGGCGCCAGTGTGGTTCGCCCGCCGCATGACGTGCCCGGCATTGGCCGGCTCTGCGTGCTCCACGATCCCACCGGCGCCGTTATCGGCTGGATGCAGGGCCTCTAA
- a CDS encoding HlyD family secretion protein — translation MSDFLAGIFAVIMSLLPGGAAEEAGYVGYLEADYVYVAPVGGGRITNIAVTEGQAVAADSLLFTQDAAQQQALLAAARARVEAAQANLDNLSTGSRTLEIDVIRASLGKARSDLALAQSNLTRSEKLLQAGTATQARVDQDRAALASAEAQVAQLTAQVGVAELPARSAQQVAAEADLLAAQADASRAQLDLADRQISAPVAGMVDRLFYSSGEMAAAGTPVVSILPEGALKARFFVPEAERSALAVGGIVQVGCDGCAPMSAKITYFASEPQTTPPVIYSREERGRLVYLVEARLDAPGELRPGQPVTVSR, via the coding sequence ATGAGTGACTTTCTGGCCGGAATTTTCGCTGTAATCATGAGCCTGCTGCCGGGCGGGGCGGCCGAGGAAGCGGGATATGTGGGATATCTGGAAGCCGACTATGTCTATGTGGCGCCGGTGGGCGGAGGGCGGATCACCAATATCGCGGTGACCGAAGGGCAGGCCGTTGCTGCCGACAGCCTGTTGTTCACCCAGGACGCAGCCCAACAGCAAGCCTTGCTCGCGGCGGCCCGGGCCCGGGTGGAGGCGGCGCAGGCCAATCTCGACAATCTCAGCACCGGCAGCCGGACGTTGGAAATCGATGTGATCCGCGCCTCGCTGGGCAAGGCCCGCTCCGACCTGGCACTGGCGCAATCGAACCTGACGCGCAGCGAAAAGCTGCTGCAGGCCGGCACGGCGACGCAGGCAAGAGTGGATCAGGACCGGGCGGCCCTGGCGTCGGCGGAAGCGCAGGTGGCCCAATTGACCGCACAGGTTGGCGTGGCCGAACTGCCGGCGCGCAGCGCACAGCAGGTGGCCGCGGAAGCCGATCTTTTGGCAGCGCAGGCCGATGCCAGCCGGGCGCAGCTAGACTTGGCGGACCGGCAAATCTCGGCGCCGGTGGCCGGAATGGTCGATCGCCTGTTCTATTCGTCCGGGGAGATGGCAGCGGCCGGAACGCCGGTGGTGTCGATCCTGCCCGAAGGGGCGCTCAAGGCGCGCTTCTTCGTGCCGGAAGCCGAACGTTCGGCGCTGGCAGTGGGCGGCATCGTACAGGTCGGATGCGATGGCTGCGCGCCGATGAGTGCAAAGATCACCTATTTTGCCAGCGAGCCGCAGACCACCCCGCCGGTGATCTATTCCCGCGAGGAACGGGGACGGCTTGTCTATCTGGTGGAGGCCCGGCTCGATGCACCCGGCGAATTGCGGCCGGGCCAGCCGGTGACGGTGTCGCGGTGA
- a CDS encoding TetR/AcrR family transcriptional regulator → MTETQKKFRRRAEARPDEVLNAALAVFVEKGYAAAKVDEVARRAGVSKGTVYLYFPSKEALIEGIVRRAVAPIALRAVPDLETFEGDPRLPITMLLTVLIQQLARPEASAVPRLVIREVMSFPFIANFYRNEVLGKVMPALIRLIERGVETGQLRPVDPELTVRSIIGPLLAHVALGELFGITPAKGLELERFLANHLDILFHGISAQPEEA, encoded by the coding sequence ATGACCGAGACACAAAAGAAATTCCGGCGGCGGGCTGAGGCGCGGCCCGATGAGGTGCTGAATGCGGCGCTGGCGGTGTTTGTGGAGAAGGGCTATGCGGCGGCCAAGGTAGACGAGGTGGCGCGGCGGGCGGGCGTTTCCAAGGGCACGGTCTATCTCTATTTCCCGTCCAAGGAAGCGCTGATCGAGGGCATTGTGCGGCGGGCGGTGGCGCCGATTGCGCTGCGGGCTGTGCCGGACCTAGAAACATTCGAAGGCGATCCGCGCCTGCCCATCACCATGCTGCTTACAGTGCTGATCCAGCAATTGGCGCGGCCGGAAGCAAGTGCGGTTCCAAGGCTCGTCATCCGGGAAGTGATGAGCTTTCCCTTTATCGCCAATTTCTATCGCAATGAGGTGCTCGGCAAAGTGATGCCGGCGCTGATCAGGCTGATCGAGCGGGGTGTCGAGACTGGTCAGTTGCGGCCGGTGGACCCCGAATTGACGGTGCGCTCGATTATCGGGCCGCTGCTGGCGCATGTGGCGCTAGGCGAATTGTTCGGCATCACGCCGGCAAAGGGGCTCGAGCTCGAGCGGTTTCTCGCCAACCATCTCGACATCCTGTTCCACGGCATCAGCGCGCAACCGGAGGAGGCATAG
- a CDS encoding ABC transporter ATP-binding protein — translation MNGDAVIDVTGLTKRFGDKLVVDHFDIKVPRGAIYGFLGPNGSGKTTTIRMLCGLLLPDAGQGTCLGFDVRRQAAAIKTQVGYMTQKFSLYEDLTIRENLDFVARMYGVRDRENRVSTALADLGLADRSGQLAGTLSGGWKQRLALAACLIHDPQLLLLDEPTAGVDPKARRDFWDEIRRLSKAGVTVLVSTHYMDEAVQCDFITYIAYGKKLIDGPSAQIPSMVGLTTWRAEGPDLAALETELGGQPGVLQIARFGSTLHVSGTDAAALEATVRRYEAKGTYRWSLQPAGLEEAFIYLMTGARDNFARDAA, via the coding sequence GTGAACGGGGACGCGGTCATCGACGTGACCGGGCTTACCAAGCGGTTTGGCGACAAGCTGGTGGTGGACCATTTCGACATCAAGGTGCCGCGTGGGGCGATCTATGGCTTTCTGGGGCCGAACGGCTCGGGCAAGACCACCACGATCCGCATGCTGTGCGGGCTGTTGCTGCCCGATGCGGGACAAGGCACGTGCCTGGGGTTCGATGTGCGCAGGCAAGCCGCTGCGATCAAGACGCAGGTCGGCTATATGACGCAGAAATTCAGCCTCTATGAAGACCTGACCATCCGCGAAAATCTCGATTTCGTGGCGCGGATGTATGGCGTCCGCGACCGGGAGAACCGGGTCAGCACCGCGCTGGCCGATCTGGGTCTGGCGGATCGCTCCGGGCAATTGGCGGGAACCCTGTCGGGTGGCTGGAAGCAGAGGCTGGCGCTGGCGGCCTGCCTGATCCATGACCCTCAATTGCTGCTGCTCGACGAGCCCACCGCAGGTGTCGACCCCAAGGCAAGGCGCGATTTCTGGGACGAAATCCGGCGGCTGAGCAAGGCGGGCGTCACCGTGCTGGTCTCGACCCATTACATGGACGAGGCCGTGCAGTGCGATTTCATCACCTATATCGCCTATGGCAAGAAGCTGATCGACGGCCCTTCGGCGCAGATTCCCAGCATGGTGGGGCTGACGACCTGGCGAGCGGAAGGGCCGGACCTGGCGGCGTTGGAAACGGAGCTGGGCGGGCAGCCCGGCGTGCTGCAAATCGCCCGGTTCGGTTCAACCCTGCATGTTTCGGGCACCGATGCCGCGGCGCTGGAAGCCACGGTGCGCCGCTATGAGGCGAAGGGAACTTATCGCTGGAGCCTGCAGCCGGCGGGGCTCGAAGAAGCCTTCATCTACCTGATGACGGGGGCGCGGGACAATTTCGCGCGGGACGCGGCATGA